A genomic stretch from Microtus pennsylvanicus isolate mMicPen1 chromosome 9, mMicPen1.hap1, whole genome shotgun sequence includes:
- the LOC142856868 gene encoding neutrophil antibiotic peptide NP-1-like, translating into MRTLIPLIALLLLALKTQAEPLLGRAEEVLDQEQLGEDEQGISIFLGGDDSTALHDADVRSGVTCYCRRGGCHFPERHIGYCRYRNVVYRLCCRR; encoded by the exons ATGAGGACCCTCATTCCACTCATCGCCCTTCTCCTGCTGGCCCTGAAGACTCAGGCAGAACCTCTCCTAGGAAGAGCTGAGGAGGTTCTAGACCAGGAGCAGCTGGGAGAGGATGAGCAGGGTATATCCATATTCCTAGGAGGGGATGACAGCACTGCTCTCCACGATGCAG ATGTGAGGTCAGGTGTGACCTGctattgcagaagaggaggctgtCATTTTCCAGAACGACATATTGGCTACTGCAGATACCGTAACGTTGTCTACCGACTCTGTTGCCGCCGATAA